GGTATGAAATGAATCATATTTTAGTATGAAACCGGCCTCATACTTTAGTATGAAGTGAAGCTCAAACCTCTTTCAAAACTCGAAAAATCGACATTCCCCTTCGCGTTTTCCTTTTTCGCGTTCTCTTTTTTATGGGATAATAGGGACAAGAGGGAGGATCGTCATGCATACGTATCAGGCTTACTGTGAAAAGGGAAGAATTGTACCCGTGGGTAATCCGGTTATTCCGGAAGGACGGAAAATCATTATAACGGTCCTGGACGAAGGGAGCGATGATCAGAAAATATTGCGACGTTTGAACGCGCTCGCTGAATTTCGCAGGGAGATTCGAGCTTCCGTGGACGAGCCACTGGGCCCTGAATTTGACGAAATAGCAGAAAGGCGCGTCAATATTACGCGTGAAGTTGATTTATGACAATTTTCGCTTTGGACACGAATATCGTTTCATATCTTTTAAAAGACGATGAGACCGTTTTTAATCATTACTTTGAAGAAATAGCGAAGGGAAATGATTTTATAATACCTCCGATAACGTATTATGAAATCAAACGCGGGCTTTTTGCCTGTAACGCCGTTGCGAAAATCGCCGCTTTCAATCGCATGTGCCAGGAATTTGGCATAGGGGAAATGAATATCGCGATTTGGGATGAAGCTGCGCGGTTATTTGCGACAAATCGAAAAACGGGCCTCGTAATGGACGACGCCGATTTGTTTATCGCCGTTTTTTGTCTGGTGGGCGGCTATACCCTCGTCACCAATAACATCAGACATTTTGAAAGGGTGAAAGGTCTTACGCTTGTGAACTGGAAATAAACGCGTATCACGGGGAGAACAGATTCATGCCCAAATTCACGTCCGGCAAATTCGTGGCTGTAATCGTGGGGATCGCCGTCGTTCTGGGGGCGGGGGTATATTTTTACCTTGCCCGGCGCGGGGAGTCCCTGGGACCTCACAACCCCGTGGCGCTCACCATCTGGCACAACCCCAGCGGTCAGACCCACCACGCCATGACGGAAGCGGTGGAGCGCTTCAACCGCACGGTGGGTCAGAAGACGGGAGTGACCATCAACGTGACCTCCGTGGGGAAGTACGAGATCTTTCACGAAAAACTCGAAATGATCTCCAGAGGGGACCCCGCCGCTCCGGAGCCGCCGGACATCGTCATCGCCTACCCGAAATCCGCCGTGCTTCTCGTGCGGAAAAACATGCTCGTCAACTTCGACGATTATTTTTCCGGGGAGGACCTGGCGCGCTTCATCCCCCGCTTCATTGAGGAAGGCCGTCTGGTGGACGGAGGGCTCTACGTCTTCCCCATCGGGAAATCCACCGAGGCCCTGTTCGTGAACCGGACCCTTTTCGACCGATTTGCCGCCGCCACCGGAACGCGTCTCGAAGACC
The sequence above is a segment of the Synergistaceae bacterium genome. Coding sequences within it:
- a CDS encoding PIN domain-containing protein codes for the protein MTIFALDTNIVSYLLKDDETVFNHYFEEIAKGNDFIIPPITYYEIKRGLFACNAVAKIAAFNRMCQEFGIGEMNIAIWDEAARLFATNRKTGLVMDDADLFIAVFCLVGGYTLVTNNIRHFERVKGLTLVNWK